The Rickettsia endosymbiont of Gonocerus acuteangulatus nucleotide sequence CTTGGCATGTTATTTAAAATCTCAGCAACATTGTCAAGACCTCTTTGTGTAACGGTAGTAATATCTGTATTTTTAGGTAAAATTCTATGAATCATAGAATTCATTTTTTCCACTAATGCTTTTTGTCTAGGGCGGTATGGATCACAAAAGAAAGTTTGAAACCCAGATAGTCTATAGGCAACATGCCCCACAAACTCTTTGCCATTATCCATAGTAATAGTCTTTCTCACACTATTTGGAAGAGTTTTTATCTTTCTTAAAAAACCATTGGTAACTGTTGTAGCTCTCTTGGAGTTATTCAGCACTAAAATAATCTTTTGACTCTTCAAAACTTACGCTATGTTATAGCAAATATGCTAAAAACTTTTATTACACAGCAATGTTTTATAGTGAAGCACTTCATAATATCCCTTAATTCATGGGCATTATATCAAACATAGCGTAAGTTTTGTCTTTTTATCCACCAGTGCACCAATATTCATACTTTGATTACCTTTATGAAATGTAAGATCTGCCTCAAAATGCCCTACTTCTACCTTTTTCGTAGCTATTGCATCACGCTGATGTATTGAGATCCTTTGTGGTATAATGATCCTTTGACGCCTCTTCCCTCTTTCTTGCCTTTTATATCTTTTAGAAGGTAAATAGCTATATAACTTTAATTTAGCTGCTACTGCAGAAGTGTAAACAAATCTATATATACTTTCTGTACTGATACACAAAGCTGTATTTTTGTCTAGTTTTAACTTTCCGGCTATAGCATCCGGCGACCATTTCTTGCGAATCATAGCATTTTTAATATAATCTAACAACATAGGGTTCTTTTCTATTTTTAATAACTCTTGCTGATACATCCTGTTTTCATATTTTTCCTGAGCAACACAAGGCATATACTTATCTTTTACCTTATTTCTTTTTAGCTCCATACTAATAGCGCTTTTAGACCTCGTAAGATGTTGTGCTATCTTATTAATACTGACTCCTAGGTCATACATTCTTTTTATCTCATATCTCTCTTCTCGAGATAAGTGTCTATATTTTCTGTTCATCATTACCTATTTAAAATCTTATTATTTTAAATAGGTTCTGTTCTACTTACTTATAGTATTTTCACCTTCAGGAGCTTCAAGACATCCTACAGAAGCTTATTTAGCTATTTCTGATGTTAGTGGTATAGAGCCTGGTGTTTACCATTATAATTGTAATGATTATACTTTAAATCATCTGAATATTCCTTACAAGGTTGAAAATGTTAACAACGGAAGTAAAATGATACAGAGCAACAGATAAAAATTGATACAGTATTAAAGTAATATCTTCTGAATAAGGAGGTAATGAATAATGATAATACTGGAGCAAATAATGGAAATAAAAATATTGAATAAACATGGTAAAAGCTTAAGAAGTATAGCAAGAGAAGTAGGTGCATCAGTAAATACAGTACGTAAATATTTAAAATATGATGGTTCCCCTAAATATAAGGATAGGCCAAAGTTGGTAACAAAGCTTGCCCCATATAAAGACTACTTGAGTGACAGAATAAAATCAGCCCATCCTGTATCACTATCTGGTACTGTTTCAAGAGATAAAGGAGTTGGGTTATACAGGCGGGATGACCCAACTCAGGGATTATTTAAGGAGTATAAAGCCTGCAGCTAAACAGGAGGATATGATAAGATTTGAGACTGCTTCTGGCAAACAGATGCAAGTTGACTGGATAGAATTTCGTAAGGGGAAAAGTCCTCTATCAGCTTTTGTGGCTACATTAGGATTTAGTCGAGCAAGCTATGTAGAATTTGTTACTAATGAGAAGCTTGTAACATTAATAGAATGCCATAAGCGGGCATTTGAATATTTTGGCGGAGTGCCAGAAGAAGTACTGTATGACAACATGAAGACAGTAATACTGGATAGGGATACATATGGTCCTGGCATACACCGCTTTAATAAAGGTATGCTGGATTTTGCCAAACATTACAGTTTCCGATTAAAAGTGTGTAGGCCTTATAGAGCAAAAACTAAGGGCAAGGTTGAGCGATTTAACAGATATATAAGAGAAAGCTTTTATAATCCATTAGCAACAAAATTAAAAATTGCAGAGTTAGTGTTGGATGTGGATACTGCAAATTCAGAGGTGCTAAAATGGTTGCGTGATACTGCGAATCGGTGTGTGCATGGAACAACAGGCGAAATACCTGCAGAAAGATTAAAGTTTGAAAGGAGCAATCTTCCGCCACTACCATTGGATTATAGTGGTAGTCATCCTGCAGCACTAGAGATTATGGAAGATAAAAGGGAACGATTTTCTACAGTTTCCTTACAACATTCCCTCTGCATATACCAAAGTATACTGGAGGCATTATGAACCTACAGCACCAACGTATAGAAGAGCTATGCCGCTCTTTAAACCTTATTCAGATAGCTGAAAATTATTTTGATATTGCACAATCTTCTAGTAAAGAAGACTCAAGTTATACGGATTTCCTTGAGTCAATATTAAAAACAGAGCTGTTGGCACGACAGAATAGAAGTAAATCAATACTCACCAGAATGGCAGGTTTTCCTGCTATTAAAACGCTGGATAATTTTGACAAAACTTACGCTATGAGTAAAAAAGTGATAAATTATTGTAAAAATAATTAAACATGTCAAAGAGGATAAAGTTGCAAGCAATACCAATTAATAGGACAGATTATTGTCAATTTTTAATAGTTAGCCAAAAGAATTATAGCAAAACTTACGCTATGTTTGATATAATGCCCATGAATTAAGGGATATTATGAAGTGCTTCACTATAAAACATTGCTGTGTAATAAGAGTTTTTAGCATATTTGCTATAACATAGCGTAAGTTTTGATAGTTTAACCTACTACGCTGAACATGCAAAGAAATGTAGTCATGATGTTATTAATAGATTTTTAAGGAATGAAAAATATACACCTTCTTTGTTATGGGAACACATCAAGGGCTCTGTCCAAATAAGTGTGGGAATTTCTCAAAGGTTATATAAAAATATAATATAACAAAAGGAGAAATTATATGCACCAAAAACAAAATGAAGCAATGAATCAAGCGATAGATTTATTAATAAATAATGATACAGATATATCAACATTACTTAAAGAGGATGGTTTATTAAAGCAATTAACCAAACGGCTTGTAGAGAAGGCATTGCAGTCAGAGATGAATAATCACTTAGGATATGATAAATATTGTCATACTGATAGTGATAATGTTCGTAATGGTAAGAATGTAAAGAATCTAGTAACAAATAATGGAGTTATAGAGATTGAGGTTCCAAGGGATAGAAGTAGTACATTTGAACCTGCATTAATTCCAAAGCGTCAAAGACGTATTGAAGGATTTGATGATAAAATAATATCGTTATACGCTAAAGGAATGAGCTTATCTGATATTAAGATTCAAATGCAAGAATTGTATGGAGCTGACGTTAGCGAAAGTTTGATAAGTCAAATTACTGATGATGTAATTGAGGATGTCAAGATATGGCAAAGCCGACCATTGGATCGAGTATATGCTATAGTATTTTTTGACTGTTTAGTAGTAAAAGTACGTCAAGATAAACGAATTATCAATAAGTCTGTATATGTAGCATTAGGTATTGATTTATCTGGCAGGAAGGATATTTTAGGATTGTGGATCAGTGAAAATGAAGGAGCAAAATTTTGGCTTGGTAATTTTACTGAGATGAAGAACAGAGGTATGCAAGACATGCTTATTGCTTGCAGTGATAATTTAACCGGTATGTCTGAGGCGATAGAGGCAGTTTTTCCGAAAACCGAACATCAATTATGTATTGTACATCAGATTAGAAATAGTTTAAAATATGTATCATATAAAGACCGAAAAGAATTAGCGGCTGATTTAAAGCCTATTTATACTGCTAGCACAGAGGAAGAAGCACATCTTGCTTTAGAATCTTTTGAAGCTAAATGGAGTAAACAGTATCCACAAATTGCTAAATCTTGGTATGTTCATTGGGAAAATTTAATGGTTTTTCTAGGATACCCTGAGGCGATAAGGAAAGTAATATACACAACAAATAGTGTAGAATCTGTCAATAGCCAATTACGTAAGGTTACCAAGAATAAACGGGTTTTTCCAAATGATAATGCCGTTTTTAAGACCTTATATTTGGCAATTGATTATATGACCAAGAAATGGGCTATGCCGATTCCAAACTGGAACGCAGCTATGGCTCACTTTTTGATAAAATTTGAAGGTAGAATTTAAGCCCTATGAAAAATTTACACACTTAATTAGAAAGACTCACATCAAGAATGATGTTATTTTTTCATCTAATGGATATATAGCATAAATCATTAAGATACTGACAATTTAATAGTATTAAAAACAACATCATAAAATGTTTCAAAATCTCCTACAACTTTCCTAATTTCATTTTTTATCTTAAACCAGTAATGCTCTATAGGATTTAAATCAGGAGAGTAAGTTGGTAAATACAATATGGTACAACCAACGGATTCAATTAACTCTTTAACTTTAGAATTTTTATGAAAATTAATGTTATCCATAATAACGGTTTGCCCAGGTTGTAATTCTGTAATTAATACATCCCTAATATAAGTTTTAAAGACCTCTGTATTACAATTACCTTCAAATATTACAGGAGCAATAAGATTACCATTACAAAGACCAGCTATCATACTTATTCTAAATTTATGTTGATACACCTTTTCTCCATAACACCTTTGTCCTATAATGCTCCATCCATACTCTTTGCAAGCATTATCCTCTATTCCAGATTCATCAAGATATACTAATTTGTCTTTTGTGATGGTTTGTATCTTTGCTATAAATTCATTTCTTAATTTAATATCTCTTTTCGGATGAAAATGAGTTTTTTTTATAGCTATAGCCAAGTTTTCTGATTTGTCTTAAAATAGTTACAGATGCAATATTACCCCATTGCTTTGCTAACTACTTTGATGTTTTATTCATATTAGCTTTAAAAAATTCTGAATCTTTTATCTTATGACTATGTCCTTTCTGATAACCAGTTGCTGCTTCTAAAGTACCTTGCTTATCTTTTAATTTTTTCCATTTATATATAGTATCACGACTTACATTAAATAATTTACTTACCTTACTTATTCGTATCCCTGCTTCTACAGCTTTTATAACTCTTAGTCTTAGTTCTATTGCATATGCTCGTGCCATATCTCTTTACATGCTTGTTAATATTTGCTTACTATAACATGATACTCTCGCTCTGTCAGTACCTTAATGACTTATGCTATAGCATAATTCTTACAAGTAATCTTCCATTTGGACAATGGCACAATAGTCTTGCTCAGGATAGTGCTCTTACAGCTGCTATCTTAGATCGTCTGCTTCATCACTCCACTATACTCAATATTAAAGGTGATAGTTTCAGGCTTAAGGATAAAAAGAAAGCTGGTCTTGTGCCAATAGAAATTACTAATAAACAGGAGGATAATTTTATGACTTAAATATCAGATAATTTTTTTATGATACTGTATCAATTTTCAGTCGTTGCATATTAAAAATCTGTATCATTTTTCGACCGCTGTTGACAGCTAGCTCCATGGTGGTTTTATCAAAATTTAATTCTATAAATTTTTTAAATCCCTCTATGTCTCTTATTATTCTACGATGTCCTGTATGATAACCACTTTTTGCTTTGACATCCCCAGTTTGTTTCTTTAATCTCTTTTGGGTATATTCCCCGCCGCTTGCGGCGTAATATGGCGGAATGAGCAAATATATACATAAAAGTCATAATGTTACGGTACTGCTGTATCACATGGTATTTCCAGCAAAATATCGCCGAGCAGTGTTTGACGTATCAGTTGATCAAGTATTACGAGAAATATGTTTAGAGATAGAAAAGAGATATCAAATAAAATTTTTAGAAATAGGGGTTGATGAAGATCATGTCCATTTTTTGGTACAATCTGTACCAACCTATAGCGTAACAAAAATAGTAACAACAATTAAAAGTGTTACAGCTCGTCAAATATTTAGACAGTGTCCACAGGTAAAGAAACAATTATGGGGTGGAGAATTTTGGACTGATGGATATTTTACGAGTACGGTAGGTAAGCATGGAAATGAGAATATGATAGGAAAATACGTAAAAAACCAAGGCAAGGAATATCAGAAACTGCATGAGGATCATCAGCTAGCTTTCTTCTAAAATACCCCGCTGCTTGCGGCGGGGATTACTTTTATTTTTTTCCACTCTATTATAGTCTTCCTACTAATAGAGTATATCTCTGAAGTCTCTTTTATTGTTTTACCATCTGTTAAACTTTTTATTACTCGTATTCTTAAATCGTATGAATATGCCTTTGCCATAAGTTTTTCATTTAGTATAATCCAACTCATACTATAAGTCACTACCTTATCGCATTAAGCTATAAGTATAAATCTGATTATGCTGAAAGTTATTTTGAAAAAGGCATTGTTTTAGTTAATTTAGGTAAACACAAAGAAGCTACAAAGAACTTTAACTTGGCTCTTAAATATAGGCCTAATCTTATAGAGGAATATGAAAAAATAATTAAAGGTTTAAGAAAACTAGGTAATAGTAGTATGGCCGATTATTTGGAAGAAAAATTACAAATACTCAAAAATAATTTATAAACTTGAAGTTATGTAATATGGATCTCATGAGTGTAAACCTAAAACACAAATAATTTATTTATGAGCTACCAAAATCAAAATAATTTTACTCGTGGTTCACAAATTTTTGCTCATCAGATGAGAATGCTTGGGCAAGGCAGTATTAATGCTATAATAGCTGGATTAATATTTTCTGTAATTTAGCTGATATTACGAATATCTCAGCAATTATCTTTAATAAGCCTATATTATTTTATCATAGAGCGATACGTACAATTAAAACTTGCTATAGGAGAATATTTTTATTCTATAGATCAAATAGGTATTAAATTCTATTATTTAGAGCAAAAAGCTTGGGTTTACCGTAATGCTGAAGAATTTGTGCATAAATTTTGGCATGTTACACCACATTCGCAAAATATCAATCAATTTAGGCAATTTTTATTGCATTCAGCTTGGCAAGAAGAAGGTATTGAAAATACTATAAGTAAGTAGAACAGAACCTATTTAAAATAATAAGATTTTAAATAGGTAATGATGAACAGAAAATATAGACACTTATCTCGAGAAGAGAGATATGAGATAAAAAGAATGTATGACCTAGGAGTCAGTATTAATAAGATAGCACAACATCTTACGAGGTCTAAAAGCACTATTAGTATGGAGCTAAAAAGAAATAAGGTAAAAGATAAGTATATGCCTTGTATTGCTCAGGAAAAATATGAAAACAGGATGTATCAGCAAGAGTTATTAAAAATAGAAAAGAACCCTATGTTGTTAGATTATATTAAAAATGCTATGATTCGCAAGAAATGGTCGCCGGATGCTATAGCCGGAAAGTTAAAACTAGACAAAAATACAGCTTTGTGTATCAGTACAGAAAGTATATATAGATTTGTTTACACTTCTGCAGTAGCAGCTAAATTAAAGTTATATAGCTATTTACCTTCTAAAAGATATAAAAGGCAAAAAAGAGGGAAGAGGCGTCAAAGGATCATTATACCACAAAGGATCTCAATACATCAGCGTGATGCAATAGCTACGAAAAAGGTAGAAGTAGGGCATTTTGAGGCAGATCTTACATTTCATAAAGGTAATCAAAGTATGAATATTGGTGCACTGGTGGATAAAAAGAGTCAAAAGATTATTTTAGTGCTGAATAACTCCAAGAGAGCTACAACAGTTACCAATGGTTTTTTAAGAAAGATAAAAACTCTTCCAAATAGTGTGAGAAAGACTATTACTATGGATAATGGCAAAGAGTTTGTGGGGCATGTTGCCTATAGACTATCTGGGTTTCAAACTTTCTTTTGTGATCCATACCGCCCTAGACAAAAAGCATTAGTGGAAAAAATGAATTCTATGATTCATAGAATTTTACCTAAAAATACAGATATTACTACCGTTACACAAAGAGCTCTTGACAATGTTGCTGAGATTTTAAATAACATGCCAAGAAAGATTTTTGGTTATAAAA carries:
- a CDS encoding ATP-binding protein; this translates as MNLQHQRIEELCRSLNLIQIAENYFDIAQSSSKEDSSYTDFLESILKTELLARQNRSKSILTRMAGFPAIKTLDNFDKTYAMSKKVINYCKNN
- a CDS encoding IS256 family transposase; the protein is MHQKQNEAMNQAIDLLINNDTDISTLLKEDGLLKQLTKRLVEKALQSEMNNHLGYDKYCHTDSDNVRNGKNVKNLVTNNGVIEIEVPRDRSSTFEPALIPKRQRRIEGFDDKIISLYAKGMSLSDIKIQMQELYGADVSESLISQITDDVIEDVKIWQSRPLDRVYAIVFFDCLVVKVRQDKRIINKSVYVALGIDLSGRKDILGLWISENEGAKFWLGNFTEMKNRGMQDMLIACSDNLTGMSEAIEAVFPKTEHQLCIVHQIRNSLKYVSYKDRKELAADLKPIYTASTEEEAHLALESFEAKWSKQYPQIAKSWYVHWENLMVFLGYPEAIRKVIYTTNSVESVNSQLRKVTKNKRVFPNDNAVFKTLYLAIDYMTKKWAMPIPNWNAAMAHFLIKFEGRI
- the tnpA gene encoding IS200/IS605 family transposase, yielding MSKYIHKSHNVTVLLYHMVFPAKYRRAVFDVSVDQVLREICLEIEKRYQIKFLEIGVDEDHVHFLVQSVPTYSVTKIVTTIKSVTARQIFRQCPQVKKQLWGGEFWTDGYFTSTVGKHGNENMIGKYVKNQGKEYQKLHEDHQLAFF
- a CDS encoding IS630 transposase-related protein, producing MSWIILNEKLMAKAYSYDLRIRVIKSLTDGKTIKETSEIYSISRKTIIEWKKIKVIPAASSGVF
- a CDS encoding IS30 family transposase, translated to MMNRKYRHLSREERYEIKRMYDLGVSINKIAQHLTRSKSTISMELKRNKVKDKYMPCIAQEKYENRMYQQELLKIEKNPMLLDYIKNAMIRKKWSPDAIAGKLKLDKNTALCISTESIYRFVYTSAVAAKLKLYSYLPSKRYKRQKRGKRRQRIIIPQRISIHQRDAIATKKVEVGHFEADLTFHKGNQSMNIGALVDKKSQKIILVLNNSKRATTVTNGFLRKIKTLPNSVRKTITMDNGKEFVGHVAYRLSGFQTFFCDPYRPRQKALVEKMNSMIHRILPKNTDITTVTQRALDNVAEILNNMPRKIFGYKTPNEIWAENL